The Arachis duranensis cultivar V14167 chromosome 2, aradu.V14167.gnm2.J7QH, whole genome shotgun sequence genome has a window encoding:
- the LOC107474945 gene encoding uncharacterized protein LOC107474945 — MGHSPALAMRTESWDRDEDADVYSEDEDYDPEVDEVESFDDHVDDVFAAHEAEHRGNANSKKKDTDFWEVDVIENGVIKRMDLTIKEALALPPGRKIVLHLNKEMQQVGQSAGLLSGFLGSLGADFQQLPICGESWRTMNKAIKEHVFDQFKRVFHYEDDEGGRIKLRIIQRIGRNWKNTRNNLFHKFYDSRRTFEQNVNHKPSGIDANHWKWFLEYRLKDSTKEKCRKNAANRAKQRYIHTGGSKTLARKRHEEEQRQGRPIGRGEIWTMTHKKQDGTYINEDARLVGEAIEHIESQDVSSKELSQNDSLSQVLGKEHPGRVRGMGFGPCPTQCFRYIPQQSASSVQVEDYQKEIAELKAEAAILKAERAEDKAKSQTMENLLRYLIQQQGGNLPPDVAANLEALGGAPTVSRAT; from the exons ATGGGTCACTCTCCAGCTCTTGCAATGCGCACAGAGAGTTGGGATCGCGATGAAGATGCAGATGTCTATTCAGAAGATGAAGACTATGACCCAGAGGTGGATGAGGTCGAGTCgtttgatgatcatgtggacgACGTGTTTGCGGCGCATGAAGCTGAACATCGAGGCAATGCTAACAGCAAAAAAAAGGACACCGATTTTTGGGAAGTTGATGTCATTG AAAACGGCGTGATAAAAAGGATGGATCTCACGATTAAGGAGGCATTAGCACTTCCTCCTGGAAGGAAGATCGTACTCCACCTTAACAAGGAGATGCAACAAGTTGGTCAATCAGCTGGCCTATTAAGCGGGTTCTTGGGGAGTTTGGGTGCTGATTTTCAACAGTTACCAATTTGTGGAGAAAGTTGGAGGACAATGAATAAGGCTATCAAAGAGCACGTGTTTGACCAGTTTAAG CGAGTGTTTCACTATGAGGATGATGAAGGAGGAAGAATAAAGCTGAGAATCATACAAAGGATAGGAAGAAACTGGAAGAACACAAGAAATAACTTGTTCCATAAGTTTTATGATAGTAGAAGGACTTTTGAGCAAAATGTCAACCATAAACCATCAGGAATAGATGCAAATCACTGGAAGTGGTTTCTTGAGTATCGATTGAAGGATTCAACAAAG gaAAAGTGCAGAAAAAATGCTGCAAACCGTGCAAAGCAACGTTACATACATACTGGAGGTTCTAAAACTTTGGCCAGAAAAAGACATGAAGAA GAGCAACGACAGGGAAGACCTATTGGTAGAGGAGAGATATGGACCATGACACATAAAAAACAGGATGGCACGTATATAAATGAAGATGCGCGTCTTGTTGGT GAAGCAATTGAGCATATTGAAAGCCAAGACGTCTCCAGCAAGGAGCTTTCACAGAATGATTCCCTCTCACAAGTTCTTGGCAAGGAGCATCCAGGACGAGTTCGTGGAATGGGTTTCGGACCGTGTCCCACTCAGTGTTTTCGTTATATTCCACAACAGTCAGCCTCCAGTGTGCAAGTTGAGGATTATCAAAAGGAGATTGCAGAACTTAAGGCAGAGGCAGCAATACTAAAGGCAGAGAGAGCAGAGGACAAGGCAAAGTCACAAACAATGGAAAATTTGTTAAGATACCTAATACAGCAACAAGGAGGTAATTTGCCTCCTGACGTAGCTGCGAATCTGGAAGCTTTAGGAGGTGCACCGACCGTATCCCGTGCAACATGA